The following proteins come from a genomic window of Emys orbicularis isolate rEmyOrb1 chromosome 9, rEmyOrb1.hap1, whole genome shotgun sequence:
- the FAM168B gene encoding myelin-associated neurite-outgrowth inhibitor isoform X1, which produces MNPVYSPGSSGVPYANAKGIGYPAGFPMGYAAAAPAYSPSMYPGANPTFQTERRLEYTFLSPPLIFHLLNSTCPFLPQDRACHAPAYGYTPGTPYKVSCSPTSGAVPPYSSSPNPYQTAVYPVRSAYPQQNPYAQQGTYYTQPLYAAPPHVIHHTTVVQPNGMPATMYPAPIPPPRGNGVTMGMVAGTTMAMSAGTLLTTHSPTPVAPHPVTMPTYRAPGTPTYSYVPPQW; this is translated from the exons ATGAATCCTGTTTATAGCCCTGGATCTTCTGGGGTTCCCTATGCAAATGCCAAAGGAATTGGTTATCCAG CTGGTTTCCCAATGGGCTATGCAGCAGCTGCCCCGGCCTATTCCCCCAGCATGTACCCAGGAGCAAATCCTACCTTCCAAACAG AAAGGCGTCTGGAATATACCTTTTTATCACCTCCTCTGATCTTTCACCTCCTAAATTCTACGTGCCCCTTCCTACCTCAGGATCGTGCCTGTCATGCACCTGCATACG GTTATACACCAGGAACACCATATAAAGTATCCTGTTCACCCACCAGTGGTGCAGTGCCACCTTATTCTTCATCACCCAACCCCTACCAGACTGCTGTGTATCCGGTTCGAAGTGCCTATCCACAGCAGAATCCATATGCACAG CAAGGCACTTACTACACGCAGCCTTTATATGCAGCACCACCCCACGTAATCCATCACACCACAGTTGTGCAGCCTAATGGCATGCCAGCAACTATGTATCCTGCTCCAATTCCACCACCAAGAGGAAATGGTGTGACTATGGGAATGGTGGCTGGGACCACTATGGCAATGTCAGCAG GTACTTTGTTGACAACTCATTCCCCAACTCCAGTAGCCCCTCATCCAGTTACTATGCCCACATATCGGGCTCCAGGAACACCAACCTATAGCTATGTGCCCCCACAGTGGTGA
- the FAM168B gene encoding myelin-associated neurite-outgrowth inhibitor isoform X2, whose protein sequence is MNPVYSPGSSGVPYANAKGIGYPAGFPMGYAAAAPAYSPSMYPGANPTFQTGYTPGTPYKVSCSPTSGAVPPYSSSPNPYQTAVYPVRSAYPQQNPYAQQGTYYTQPLYAAPPHVIHHTTVVQPNGMPATMYPAPIPPPRGNGVTMGMVAGTTMAMSAGTLLTTHSPTPVAPHPVTMPTYRAPGTPTYSYVPPQW, encoded by the exons ATGAATCCTGTTTATAGCCCTGGATCTTCTGGGGTTCCCTATGCAAATGCCAAAGGAATTGGTTATCCAG CTGGTTTCCCAATGGGCTATGCAGCAGCTGCCCCGGCCTATTCCCCCAGCATGTACCCAGGAGCAAATCCTACCTTCCAAACAG GTTATACACCAGGAACACCATATAAAGTATCCTGTTCACCCACCAGTGGTGCAGTGCCACCTTATTCTTCATCACCCAACCCCTACCAGACTGCTGTGTATCCGGTTCGAAGTGCCTATCCACAGCAGAATCCATATGCACAG CAAGGCACTTACTACACGCAGCCTTTATATGCAGCACCACCCCACGTAATCCATCACACCACAGTTGTGCAGCCTAATGGCATGCCAGCAACTATGTATCCTGCTCCAATTCCACCACCAAGAGGAAATGGTGTGACTATGGGAATGGTGGCTGGGACCACTATGGCAATGTCAGCAG GTACTTTGTTGACAACTCATTCCCCAACTCCAGTAGCCCCTCATCCAGTTACTATGCCCACATATCGGGCTCCAGGAACACCAACCTATAGCTATGTGCCCCCACAGTGGTGA